In one Alosa alosa isolate M-15738 ecotype Scorff River chromosome 14, AALO_Geno_1.1, whole genome shotgun sequence genomic region, the following are encoded:
- the dync1li2 gene encoding cytoplasmic dynein 1 light intermediate chain 2 isoform X1 encodes MAPVLEKKLLGATGAGDTMENNTEDEEGQNLWSSILSEVSTRSSSKLPSGKNILVFGEDGSGKTTLMAKLQGAEHNKKGRGLEYLYLSVHDEDRDDLTRCNVWILDGDLYHKGLLKFAVSQETLKDSLAVLVADMSRPWTIMESLQKWASVLRDHLDKLKIPPEEMREMEQSMVKAFQEYAEPEDSTPASPQRRAPAAGGEDEGVLLPLGDNVLTHNLGIPVLIVCTKCDAVSVLEKEHDYKEEHFDYIQSQLRRFCLRYGATLIYTSVKEEKNLDLLYKYIVHKLYDFHFTTPALVVEKDAVFIPSGWDNEKKIAILHENVSNLRPDDPFEDVIGKPPVRKLVHDKEVCAEDEQVFLMKQQSLLAKQPATPTRGTESPARAASGSPRPTGRPGPTNVASVSPMTTVKKPDPNMKGAAANEGVLANFFNSLLSKKTGSPGAPGSPGTPGVQGSAKKTGQKPVLTDVQAELDRMTRKPDAMVTANNTPTTENEA; translated from the exons GTCTTCAATTCTTAGTGAAGTTTCTACACGGTCAAGTTCTAAACTGCCATCGGGAAAGAACATATTGGTGTTCG GAGAGGATGGGTCAGGAAAGACGACACTCATGGCGAAGCTGCAGGGAGCAGAGCACAACAAAAAAGGCCGTGGCCTGGAGTATCTCTACCTGAGCGTCCACGATGAGGACAGAGACG ATCTCACACGCTGCAATGTTTGGATCCTGGATGGGGACCTGTACCACAAAGGTCTGCTGAAGTTCGCAGTCTCGCAGGAGACGCTGAAGGACAGCCTGGCGGTTCTGGTGGCAGACATGAGCCGGCCTTGGACCATCATGGAGTCCCTGCAGAAGTGGGCCAGCGTGCTGAGGGACCACCTGGACAAACTCAAGATCCCACcagaggagatgagggagatGGAACAGAGTA TGGTGAAGGCCTTCCAGGAGTACGCGGAGCCCGAGGACAGCACGCCGGCATCACCCCAAAGACGAGCGCCTGCGGCTGGGGGAGAAGATGAGGGAGTGCTGCTCCCTCTTGGAGACAACGTCCTCACACACAACCTGGGCATTCCAGTGCTAATAGTTTGCACAAAG tgtgacGCAGTCAGCGTGTTGGAGAAGGAGCATGACTACAAAGAGGAGCACTTTGACTACATCCAGTCCCAATTGAGACGATTCTGCTTACGAT ACGGAGCTACCTTGATCTACACCTCtgtgaaggaggagaagaaccTGGACCTCCTCTACAAATACATCGTGCACAAACTCTACGACTTCCACTTCACCACGCCCGCCTTAGTGGTAGAGAAGGACGCAGTGTTCAT TCCGTCCGGATGGGACAATGAGAAGAAGATCGCCATCTTGCACGAAAACGTCTCCAACTTAAGACCTGATGACCCGTTTGAAGACGTCATCGGGAAGCCACCGGTCCGGAAG ttGGTGCATGATAAAGAAGTGTGTGCTGAGGATGAGCAGGTCTTCCTCATGAAACAGCAG TCCCTGCTAGCCAAACAGCCTGCCACACCCACAAGAGGAACA GAGTCGCCTGCACGGGCCGCCTCTGGCTCGCCCCGGCCCACCGGTCGCCCAGGCCCCACTAACGTGGCTAGCGTATCGCCCATGACGACGGTGAAGAAGCCGGACCCCAACATGAAGG GGGCGGCAGCGAACGAGGGAGTGCTGGCCAACTTCTTCAACAGCCTGCTGAGCAAGAAGACCGGCTCCCCCGGAGCCCCTGGCTCACCGGGGACCCCAGGCGTCCAGGGCTCTGCCAAGAAAACAG gGCAGAAGCCGGTTTTGACTGACGTCCAGGCGGAGTTGGACCGTATGACTCGCAAACCCGACGCCATGGTAACGGCCAACAACACCCCAACGACAGAGAACGAGGCGTGA
- the dync1li2 gene encoding cytoplasmic dynein 1 light intermediate chain 2 isoform X2, with translation MAPVLEKKLLGATGAGDTMENNTEDEEGQNLWSSILSEVSTRSSSKLPSGKNILVFGEDGSGKTTLMAKLQGAEHNKKGRGLEYLYLSVHDEDRDDLTRCNVWILDGDLYHKGLLKFAVSQETLKDSLAVLVADMSRPWTIMESLQKWASVLRDHLDKLKIPPEEMREMEQSMVKAFQEYAEPEDSTPASPQRRAPAAGGEDEGVLLPLGDNVLTHNLGIPVLIVCTKCDAVSVLEKEHDYKEEHFDYIQSQLRRFCLRYGATLIYTSVKEEKNLDLLYKYIVHKLYDFHFTTPALVVEKDAVFIPSGWDNEKKIAILHENVSNLRPDDPFEDVIGKPPVRKLVHDKEVCAEDEQVFLMKQQSLLAKQPATPTRGTESPARAASGSPRPTGRPGPTNVASVSPMTTVKKPDPNMKGAAANEGVLANFFNSLLSKKTGSPGAPGSPGTPGVQGSAKKTEAGFD, from the exons GTCTTCAATTCTTAGTGAAGTTTCTACACGGTCAAGTTCTAAACTGCCATCGGGAAAGAACATATTGGTGTTCG GAGAGGATGGGTCAGGAAAGACGACACTCATGGCGAAGCTGCAGGGAGCAGAGCACAACAAAAAAGGCCGTGGCCTGGAGTATCTCTACCTGAGCGTCCACGATGAGGACAGAGACG ATCTCACACGCTGCAATGTTTGGATCCTGGATGGGGACCTGTACCACAAAGGTCTGCTGAAGTTCGCAGTCTCGCAGGAGACGCTGAAGGACAGCCTGGCGGTTCTGGTGGCAGACATGAGCCGGCCTTGGACCATCATGGAGTCCCTGCAGAAGTGGGCCAGCGTGCTGAGGGACCACCTGGACAAACTCAAGATCCCACcagaggagatgagggagatGGAACAGAGTA TGGTGAAGGCCTTCCAGGAGTACGCGGAGCCCGAGGACAGCACGCCGGCATCACCCCAAAGACGAGCGCCTGCGGCTGGGGGAGAAGATGAGGGAGTGCTGCTCCCTCTTGGAGACAACGTCCTCACACACAACCTGGGCATTCCAGTGCTAATAGTTTGCACAAAG tgtgacGCAGTCAGCGTGTTGGAGAAGGAGCATGACTACAAAGAGGAGCACTTTGACTACATCCAGTCCCAATTGAGACGATTCTGCTTACGAT ACGGAGCTACCTTGATCTACACCTCtgtgaaggaggagaagaaccTGGACCTCCTCTACAAATACATCGTGCACAAACTCTACGACTTCCACTTCACCACGCCCGCCTTAGTGGTAGAGAAGGACGCAGTGTTCAT TCCGTCCGGATGGGACAATGAGAAGAAGATCGCCATCTTGCACGAAAACGTCTCCAACTTAAGACCTGATGACCCGTTTGAAGACGTCATCGGGAAGCCACCGGTCCGGAAG ttGGTGCATGATAAAGAAGTGTGTGCTGAGGATGAGCAGGTCTTCCTCATGAAACAGCAG TCCCTGCTAGCCAAACAGCCTGCCACACCCACAAGAGGAACA GAGTCGCCTGCACGGGCCGCCTCTGGCTCGCCCCGGCCCACCGGTCGCCCAGGCCCCACTAACGTGGCTAGCGTATCGCCCATGACGACGGTGAAGAAGCCGGACCCCAACATGAAGG GGGCGGCAGCGAACGAGGGAGTGCTGGCCAACTTCTTCAACAGCCTGCTGAGCAAGAAGACCGGCTCCCCCGGAGCCCCTGGCTCACCGGGGACCCCAGGCGTCCAGGGCTCTGCCAAGAAAACAG AAGCCGGTTTTGACTGA